The window ttattcctcgtcaattttttcacattcttccactgaaaaaacCTTTGTTTTAGACTACcatacaacttgttaacccatcaaaatccaagaccaaaatcagttttttctcataaaatttgtgcaattcataaagaccaattcatagttttttttatttccataaatttaaaattatcctttttctaaaaattcttaatatagaaaattctgaaaaatttaaaaaatgttaatgaatgacatgtcaaatcctgataagttgtttaaaataattcttaatatagaaaattctggaaattgtgaaaaatgttaattagtgatatttcaaattccaataggttgttttaaatcctatgtggacagcttaagaagcttatagcttatactttttatttagtatagatttgttTATTGCATCTTCTTTCATTCTCAGACTTTACACCTGACAGTTAGTTATTAATTTGTGTTACTATTTATCATCTAACTAGATTTTAGTATTAGTTAACTAATACAAATCTAAATGTgcacataatattttaaagattattatcTTGCTCTTCGTATGTTTCTTCAAACTTATCTATTATGTTATGGTTTTATCAAGTAATTCTTTGTTAATATATCCACCAGCAAACAATCCCGCAAGTCCAGTCACATGAATGAATGGTCAACCTTCtattatataacaaatcaatACTTTGAAGGATGAGTTGATGATATTTTCGGTTCCTTATGTTGATATATCAATACtctgaaaattcaaaaaatccTTTTTGTATAGACTGTGTATCAATTACTATTTACCTAGAAAATTGAAGCAAATAGTAAAACCTCCATGTCTCTCCTTTACAATCATACATGGATAATTCTCGAACTGCAAAgagattgaaaatttaatagaaagaaaagtATTTAAGTACTCACGCTAGTTTTTTCAAGTATGTTTGATGGTTTCGATTTCAATCTATATCTCAAGCCGAATCAGTTGCCCCTTACTCCCTTAGTCTCCAAACAAACAATGTCTTCGTAAAAGAGACTTcgttttacaaattttcaagTTTGTATAATAATGTTTACACATGAAATATTAATCATATTACTAACCTGTGATGTATACAAAATATCTCTATTTGTAATCActcaggtttttgttttctttccttcCAACAACTAAATAACTACATTGGTCAAAAAGAATTTGGCTATACAGAGGCTGAAGGTGATTCTTTGGACGCAGAGATACTATCTGTCAGGTCACGACCACTTGTCTCGAAAGGGAATAGACAAACGCAAATTCCTGAGACAAGAATCACAATCTCAAATAGAAGAACAGCGATCGTCTGATGGCATCCGTGAACTAACCCAACGGCCACCAGTGGACACAAGACTCCTCCAATTCTTCCTACCGAGCTCGCCACTCCTACTCCAGTCGTTCTCACCGCCGTTGGATATATCTCCGGAGCATATATGTACACCACCGTGAAAGCAGCCGAGATGCATATACGACCGCCAAAGAGAAGAGCAGTAGTTATGAATGGAGATTGATGAGataacagaggaagaaggaaaaagCAACAGGTGAATAACATTGATGCCATTGAAACTTTTCGTCCAAGTCTATCCACCATTGCTGCTGATAACAGTAGACCTGGAACCTCTGAGAGGATGCCACAGATCAAGATAATAAAGATTTAGACTTTTTATCCGATTTGGATTTGCTTGTGCTAAAcgaaactatatatatgcatgtacgTACCTGCAAAACTGGCGATGAAAACGTCTCTGTAATTAACCTCATTTGAATTTAGCAACTTTTTTTCGGTTGGATAGCATCTGTTATGGGAACTGGTCAGCTCGGTGGTGAGAAGGACAACGCCGTAATAAGCAAAAGCATTTCCGAAGAACACAACCCATAATAGCAAAGTCCGATTGATTAGCGTTGGAGATAGAAGAGCTAGTAACGAGAAACCTGGTTCCTTATCAGCTGTTAGTACTGTCTTGGACACTAAAACAGCTTCTGCTACTTCTCCAGGCTTAAGAAGAAGAGTCTTTTCTGTTGGAAGGTTTTTATTCTCTTCCAGCTCGGTATCCAACTCTGAACTGAGATCACCCGGGGGTAGTTGGGTTCCATTCATTCTCGCAATCTTCTCTAATATAGAAAGAGCTTCAGCTTTCCGGCCTTGTAGGATTAAGTACCGAGGAGACTCAGATGTCCACCTATAGAACAGAAGAAGCAACGATGAAGGTATAGAAGAGAGTGCAAGTAACCACCTCCAGCCCAATCTTGGCATGACTAActgcaaaaaaaatcatcaaggTGATGTGAAAAGCTAGCGTCCAATTTGTActggaaaaacaaagcaaagaaagGCATGTGTTGTACCCAAGCGAGGGAAGCTTCAAATATGGTTCCAACGGTCCAGAAAGCTGAGAAAACAACCATCCAAGTCCCTCGGCTTGGTGCAGGTATGAATTCAAGATACCAAGAAGCAAGAACAGGACCTCCTCCCAACCCGAGACCAACCAAACATCGGAGAATGATCAACCACGTGTAGCTTGGTGAAAATGAGCTCAAGAAACCAGCTACAAAAGTCACCACCGCAGTTATAATAAATCCTTTCCTGAGGAAGATAAGGTACAAGCATCAAATCAGAATGAAGCCACAAATGCGTCATAAACAGAAGATATGACCCCTAACCAaaaaaagtcttcttctttcatcatTGATGAACATTGACAAGATACATAGAAGCTCAAGGAAGAAAGCGTCATAGACTGAACATACAACTTCAGAGATAATACAATTCAAGAGTTATAAGGAATCATATGAACAAACAGAACAATTCAGCCCTTTTTCAGACAATCTATGAACAAAGGGGCCCATATTAGACCAAACAAGATTCAATAAAGAAGTAGTTACCTGCGGCCATGTTTGTCAGAAACAATGCCCCAAGAGTAAGCACCAATGAGCATACCAGCAAAAACAACGCTGGTAATAAAGCTTTCCTGCCGAGAAGAGAGATTCCAAAGAGACTGAACAGCAGGTCCAACGAAAGAGAGAAGCATCATCTCCATGGCCTCTCCAATCCAACCCATTCCAGCGTAAGCAAGGACGTAGAGTTGGAACTTACCAAATCCCATCGCCACAAGAGCTTCATCAACTGTGAAACTAGGTTTCCCATCTGCCATTTCAAAAATctggaggaaaaaaacaaaaaaaaagaacaagaaactgACAACAAGAACCCATTATAATCACATTCCAAGAGGGGAAGGTTTGATCAGGAAGTAAATCCCAAATTTAACAACTCATTCCATTAAAATCATGAATGTTCACGCATCACACAGATGAGGACAATACTGTGTCTGGATTTCAAAAAGTCTTGTAAttggcaaaaagaaaaatcacaaaaatcgAACCTGAAGCAAAAAATGCAGATCTTCTTTCTCCGAATTGTCAGGACAATGAAATTAGAATTGTAAGAGAAATTATCACAAAGTCAACGGCATTGAATCGACGAATGGAATAATAAACCGTAAATAAAGGTCACTGGCCTGTTAGGCCAAAGAAAACATGCGAAATGTTGTCCATCTCTGTGGTCTTTGTACGTACACCGAGGCTGACCGAACTAACGTGTGCGAGACAATAACCGAACTTCAAGTCTCTGTTGAATCATTGTATCCGTCTCTTGACCGAAccttcgttttgttttgttttgttcttttctcaaCAATAAccgaactttttaaaaatttgggcCTTATTATAAAAACCCAAATATTATATAAGGACTCTTTTACAAAGCCCAGTTGTTTTTTCTAGTTAAGATGTGTTAAGGAACTGTACTGTGTTAAGCTGCTAAATAATGTGAGTGGACCCAACTCTTGAACAAGACTAAACCAAAACATAGGACAAAAGTGGGTCACCTTTTGTGGGACTATAGTCTATAGAGATAGTTTGAGGTGTATTGGCAAAATGCAAATTGTGAATTGGATTTATCAAACCTTTAGTGAAAATTACACTTTTATTctattatactaaaaatatgggaaaaatgtcatttaaatcatgaactttcaaattttggccatttaaaccataaactttgttgtaggccatttaaaacatcaacttttgttgattaacttttttaaacatcaagtttcgttgaccaaaccaaaaaagacatgacgttaaatccgataattgacctactaacagacgttactatgccgttaatcaCTCTGTTACTGacaaaacgacgttgttttaaagaaagttttaattcgaaaaaatgtcatttaacccatgaacttttaaatatagaccatttaaaacatgaacttgtaaatatatgtcatttaaaccataaattttcaaatttatatcatataaaccatgaacttgCCCTGAACGTTCGGTGAAAACTAAACaacctgaaaattttggttatcgaagAAAACCGAAAAGAGAAAGCCTAACCGTTCGGCGCAATTGATTTGGATAATCAGATTTCGGTTAGGGTTCGAACCGACTGGTTTATTAGAAACCACAGAAGTATATAAACCTAACTGGCTAAAATGTTTAACCCtagtttagtttctctcttctttctttgactCTTCCTCATGATGCGAttctgaaaaagagaaagaagaacatcaattaattcttctttttcgacctttgtcatgtattttgtgtctttttgtatttatgtcttgagtctttttcatttattaggaCACTACAATAGAGTTTGAANNNNNNNNNNNNNNNNNNNNNNNNNNNNNNNNNNNNNNNNNNNNNNNNNNNNNNNNNNNNTGCCTGGTGGAATCTGTTTGATTATCTGTCTTTAGGACTCTAAAAATTAATATCTCTGACTTGCAGGCTTCCAGTTCCAAGGGTCCTAGGTTTGGTTGGAACAAACGGCATTTGGAAATCAATCGATCTCAAAATCTTGGCAGAAAAACTTCAACCAAATCTTGGCAGATACAATGTAAGTATGGcctttctgatttttctttacTCTTTATACCCTGAATGCGTCTCTGTACCTGATACATGATTTCCTCTTGGACAGCATCCACCGGACTGGCAAGAAATTTTGACTCACTTCTGCCGGTCAGAAATTCAAAGCTATTTCATCCGAGTGTTAAAAGAGAATCTTAAGGTAGGGTGAATGTTGAtccttgatatttttttttgttcctactGAAGCAGCTCTAGCGAGTTTGATACCCCTTTTATGTATGACAGACTGTTATAAAGCCACAACATGTTGGCTACATAAAAATACTTGTTCGAGGCAATCTTGGGAAGTTGCTTGAGAAGCTAGACGAGAGAGGAATGATGGCGCATATCTGTGCTGATTTGGATTTGGACCAGAGTGCAAAAGATGTATTTAGTAGAGTGCTGCAGAGGTTTGTGATTGCCACAGTTTTCATAACGAAGGCTGCGCTGTACACTTTAGAAGAACCATCTAGCTTCCTTGATGTGAGGCAAAAACACAAAGCTGCTCATGGTATAAGCTCGCTTCTCAAGCCTGACAGGTTTGATTCTATCATCTTCTAAATGAATATTCTCATTCCTTTGTTCCTGAGTCTACcgtttttgtttctcaaattaTACACTCGTTcctaatttttatctttttcactGTAGCCATTTNNNNNNNNNNNNNNNNNNNNNNNNNNNNNNNNNNNNNNNNNNNNNNNNNNNNNNNNNNNNNNNNNNNNNNNNNNNNNNNNNNNNNNNNNNNNNNNNNNNNNNNNNNNNNNNNNNNNNNNNNNNNNNNNNNNNNNNNNNNNNNNNNNNNNNNNNNNNNNNNNNNNNNNNNNNNNNNNNNNNNNNNNNNNNNNNNNNNNNNNNNNNNNNNNNNNNNNNNNNNNNNNNNNNNNNNNNNNNNNNNNNNNNNNNNNNNNNNNNNNNNNNNNNNNNNNNNNNNNNNNNNNNNNNNNNNNNNNNNNNNNNNNNNNNNNNNNNNNNNNNNNNNNNNNNNNNNNNNNNNNNNNNNNNNNNNNNNNNNNNNNNNNNNNNNNNNNNNNNNNNNNNNNNNNNNNNNNNNNNNNNNNNNNNNNNNNNNNNNNNNNNNNNNNNNNNNNNNNNNNNNNNNNNNNNNNNNNNNNNNNNNNNNNNNNNNNNNNNNNNNNNNNNNNNNNNNNNNNNNNNNNNNNNNNNNNNNNNNNNNNNNNNNNNNNNNNNNNNNNNNNNNNNNNNNNNNNNNNNNNNNNNNNNNNNNNNNNNNNNNNNNNNNNNNNNNNNNNNNNNNNNNNNNNNNNNNNNNNNNNNNNNNNNNNNNNNNNNNNNNNNNNNNNNNNNNNNNNNNNNNNNNNNNNNNNNNNNNNNNNNNNNNNNNNNNNNNNNNNNNNNNNNNNNNNNNNNNNNNNNNNNNNNNNNNNNNNNNNNNNNNNNNNNNNNNNNNNNNNNNNNNNNNNNNNNNNNNNNNNNNNNNNNNNNNNNNNNNNNNNNNNNNNNNNNNNNNNNNNNNNNNNNNNNNNNNNNNNNNNNNNNNNNNNNNNNNNNNNNNNNNNNNNNNNNNNNNNNNNNNNNNNNNNNNNNNNNNNNNNNNNNNNNNNNNNNNNNNNNNNNNNNNNNNNNNNNNNNNNNNNNNNNNNNNNNNNNNNNNNNNNNNNNNNNNNNNNNNNNNNNNNNNNNNNNNNNNNNNNNNNNNNNNNNNNNNNNNNNNNNNNNNNNNNNNNNNNNNNNNNNNNNNNNNNNNNNNNNNNNNNNNNNNNNNNNNNNNNNNNNNNNNNNNNNNNNNNNNNNNNNNNNNNNNNNNNNNNNNNNNNNNNNNNNNNNNNNNNNNNNNNNNNNNNNNNNNNNNNNNNNNNNNNNNNNNNNNNNNNNNNNNNNNNNNNNNNNNNNNNNNNNNNNNNNNNNNNNNNNNNNNNNNNNNNNNNNNNNNNNNNNNNNNNNNNNNNNNNNNNNNNNNNNNNNNNNNNNNNNNNNNNNNNNNNNNNNNNNNNNNNNNNNNNNNNNNNNNNNNNNNNNNNNNNNNNNNNNNNNNNNNNNNNNNNNNNNNNNNNNNNNNNNNNNNNNNNNNNNNNNNNNNNNNNNNNNNNNNNNNNNNNNNNNNNNNNNNNNNNNNNNNNNNNNNNNNNNNNNNNNNNNNNNNNNNNNNNNNNNNNNNNNNNNNNNNNNNNNNNNNNNNNNNNNNNNNNNNNNNNNNNNNNNNNNNNNNNNNNNNNNNNNNNNNNNNNNNNNNNNNNNNNNNNNNNNNNNNNNNNNNNNNNNNNNNNNNNNNNNNNNNNNNNNNNNNNNNNNNNNNNNNNNNNNNNNNNNNNNNNNNNNNNNNNNNNNNNNNNNNNNNNNNNNNNNNNNNNNNNNNNNNNNNNNNNNNNNNNNNNNNNNNNNNNNNNNNNNNNNNNNNNNNNNNNNNNNNNNNNNNNNNNNNNNNNNNNNNNNNNNNNNNNNNNNNNNNNNNNNNNNNNNNNNNNNNNNNNNNNNNNNNNNNNNNNNNNNNNNNNNNNNNNNNNNNNNNNNNNNNNNNNNNNNNNNNNNNNNNNNNNNNNNNNNNNNNNNNNNNNNNNNNNNNNNNNNNNNNNNNNNNNNNNNNNNNNNNNNNNNNNNNNNNNNNNNNNNNNNNNNNNNNNNNNNNNNNNNNNNNNNNNNNNNNNNNNNNNNNNNNNNNNNNNNNNNNNNNNNNNNNNNNNNNNNNNNNNNNNNNNNNNNNNNNNNNNNNNNNNNNNNNNNNNNNNNNNNNNNNNNNNNNNNNNNNNNNNNNNNNNNNNNNNNNNNNNNNNNNNNNNNNNNNNNNNNNNNNNNNNNNNNNNNNNNNNNNNNNNNNNNNNNNNNNNNNNNNNNNNNNNNNNNNNNNNNNNNNNNNNNNNNNNNNNNNNNNNNNNNNNNNNNNNNNNNNNNNNNNNNNNNNNNNNNNNNNNNNNNNNNNNNNNNNNNNNNNNNNNNNNNNNNNNNNNNNNNNNNNNNNNNNNNNNNNNNNNNNNNNNNNNNNNNNNNNNNNNNNNNNNNNNNNNNNNNNNNNNNNNNNNNNNNNNNNNNNNNNNNNNNNNNNNNNNNNNNNNNNNNNNNNNNNNNNNNNNNNNNNNNNNNNNNNNNNNNNNNNNNNNNNNNNNNNNNNNNNNNNNNNNNNNNNNNNNNNNNNNNNNNNNNNNNNNNNNNNNNNNNNNNNNNNNNNNNNNNNNNNNNNNNNNNNNNNNNNNNNNNNNNNNNNNNNNNNNNNNNNNNNNNNNNNNNNNNNNNNNNNNNNNNNNNNNNNNNNNNNNNNNNNNNNNNNNNNNNNNNNNNNNNNNNNNNNNNNNNNNNNNNNNNNNNNNNNNNNNNNNNNNNNNNNNNNNNNNNNNNNNNNNNNNNNNNNNNNNNNNNNNNNNNNNNNNNNNNNNNNNNNNNNNNNNNNNNNNNNNNNNNNNNNNNNNNNNNNNNNNNNNNNNNNNNNNNNNNNNNNNNNNNNNNNNNNNNNNNNNNNNNNNNNNNNNNNNNNNNNNNNNNNNNNNNNNNNNNNNNNNNNNNNNNNNNNNNNNNNNNNNNNNNNNNNNNNNNNNNNNNNNNNNNNNNNNNNNNNNNNNNNNNNNNNNNNNNNNNNNNNNNNNNNNNNNNNNNNNNNNNNNNNNNNNNNNNNNNNNNNNNNNNNNNNNNNNNNNNNNNNNNNNNNNNNNNNNNNNNNNNNNNNNNNNNNNNNNNNNNNNNNNNNNNNNNNNNNNNNNNNNNNNNNNNNNNNNNNNNNNNNNNNNNNNNNNNNNNNNNNNNNNNNNNNNNNNNNNNNNNNNNNNNNNNNNNNNNNNNNNNNNNNNNNNNNNNNNNNNNNNNNNNNNNNNNNNNNNNNNNNNNNNNNNNNNNNNNNNNNNNNNNNNNNNNNNNNNNNNNNNNNNNNNNNNNNNNNNNNNNNNNNNNNNNNNNNNNNNNNNNNNNNNNNNNNNNNNNNNNNNNNNNNNNNNNNNNNNNNNNNNNNNNNNNNNNNNNNNNNNNNNNNNNNNNNNNNNNNNNNNNNNNNNNNNNNNNNNNNNNNNNNNNNNNNNNNNNNNNNNNNNNNNNNNNNNNNNNNNNNNNNNNNNNNNNNNNNNNNNNNNNNNNNNNNNNNNNNNNNNNNNNNNNNNNNNNNNNNNNNNNNNNNNNNNNNNNNNNNNNNNNNNNNNNNNNNNNNNNNNNNNNNNNNNNNNNNNNNNNNNNNNNNNNNNNNNNNNNNNNNNNNNNNNNNNNNNNNNNNNNNNNNNNNNNNNNNNNNNNNNNNNNNNNNNNNNNNNNNNNNNNNNNNNNNNNNNNNNNNNNNNNNNNNNNNNNNNNNNNNNNNNNNNNNNNNNNNNNNNNNNNNNNNNNNNNNNNNNNNNNNNNNNNNNNNNNNNNNNNNNNNNNNNNNNNNNNNNNNNNNNNNNNNNNNNNNNNNNNNNNNNNNNNNNNNNNNNNNNNNNNNNNNNNNNNNNNNNNNNNNNNNNNNNNNNNNNNNNNNNNNNNNNNNNNNNNNNNNNNNNNNNNNNNNNNNNNNNNNNNNNNNNNNNNNNNNNNNNNNNNNNNNNNNNNNNNNNNNNNNNNNNNNNNNNNNNNNNNNNNNNNNNNNNNNNNNNNNNNNNNNNNNNNNNNNNNNNNNNNNNNNNNNNNNNNNNNNNNNNNNNNNNNNNNNNNNNNNNNNNNNNNNNNNNNNNNNNNNNNNNNNNNNNNNNNNNNNNNNNNNNNNNNNNNNNNNNNNNNNNNNNNNNNNNNNNNNNNNNNNNNNNNNNNNNNNNNNNNNNNNNNNNNNNNNNNNNNNNNNNNNNNNNNNNNNNNNNNNNNNNNNNNNNNNNNNNNNNNNNNNNNNNNNNNNNNNNNNNNNNNNNNNNNNNNNNNNNNNNNNNNNNNNNNNNNNNNNNNNNNNNNNNNNNNNNNNNNNNNNNNNNNNNNNNNNNNNNNNNNN is drawn from Camelina sativa cultivar DH55 chromosome 8, Cs, whole genome shotgun sequence and contains these coding sequences:
- the LOC104709628 gene encoding ABC transporter E family member 1-like (The sequence of the model RefSeq protein was modified relative to this genomic sequence to represent the inferred CDS: added 187 bases not found in genome assembly) — protein: MMAHICADLDLDQSAKDVFSRVLQRFVIATVFITKAALYTLEEPSSFLDVRQKHKAAHGISSLLKPDSHFFKPGRMSMSDLPRDLVEEILSRVPVTSTRAVRLTCKKWNTLSKDESFTKKHLTQVVRREG
- the LOC104707349 gene encoding organic cation/carnitine transporter 7-like isoform X2, with product MAAAGFLSSFSPSYTWLIILRCLVGLGLGGGPVLASWYLEFIPAPSRGTWMVVFSAFWTVGTIFEASLAWLVMPRLGWRWLLALSSIPSSLLLLFYRWTSESPRYLILQGRKAEALSILEKIARMNGTQLPPGDLSSELDTELEENKNLPTEKTLLLKPGEVAEAVLVSKTVLTADKEPGFSLLALLSPTLINRTLLLWVVFFGNAFAYYGVVLLTTELTSSHNRCYPTEKKLLNSNEVNYRDVFIASFAEVPGLLLSAAMVDRLGRKVSMASMLFTCCFFLLPLLSHQSPFITTALLFGGRICISAAFTVVYIYAPEIYPTAVRTTGVGVASSVGRIGGVLCPLVAVGLVHGCHQTIAVLLFEIVILVSGICVCLFPFETSGRDLTDSISASKESPSASV
- the LOC104707349 gene encoding organic cation/carnitine transporter 7-like isoform X1, coding for MADGKPSFTVDEALVAMGFGKFQLYVLAYAGMGWIGEAMEMMLLSFVGPAVQSLWNLSSRQESFITSVVFAGMLIGAYSWGIVSDKHGRRKGFIITAVVTFVAGFLSSFSPSYTWLIILRCLVGLGLGGGPVLASWYLEFIPAPSRGTWMVVFSAFWTVGTIFEASLAWLVMPRLGWRWLLALSSIPSSLLLLFYRWTSESPRYLILQGRKAEALSILEKIARMNGTQLPPGDLSSELDTELEENKNLPTEKTLLLKPGEVAEAVLVSKTVLTADKEPGFSLLALLSPTLINRTLLLWVVFFGNAFAYYGVVLLTTELTSSHNRCYPTEKKLLNSNEVNYRDVFIASFAEVPGLLLSAAMVDRLGRKVSMASMLFTCCFFLLPLLSHQSPFITTALLFGGRICISAAFTVVYIYAPEIYPTAVRTTGVGVASSVGRIGGVLCPLVAVGLVHGCHQTIAVLLFEIVILVSGICVCLFPFETSGRDLTDSISASKESPSASV